A single Miscanthus floridulus cultivar M001 unplaced genomic scaffold, ASM1932011v1 fs_365_2_3, whole genome shotgun sequence DNA region contains:
- the LOC136531501 gene encoding carbamoyl phosphate synthase small chain, chloroplastic-like, translating to MAAPPVTAPATSGCLSGAKARWAAERSSSSFAVSSPAIGLCQFGSRVLSVRAKVATGVQRASIVDDGAERPWKLSDARLVLEDGSVWRAKSFGASGTQVGEVVFNTSLTGYQEILTDPSYAGQIVLMTNPHIGNTGVNPDDEESNQCFLGGLIIRNLSICTSNWRCKETLEEYLIKRNIMGIYDVDTRAITRRLREDGSLIGVLSTEQSQTDNELLEMAQKWKIVGVDLISGVTCDAPYEWSDKTNSEWEFKRDQSSETFHVVAYDFGIKHNILRRLTSYGCKITVVPANWPASEVLNLKPYGVLFSNGPGDPAAVPYAVKTVQEIIGKVPVFGICMGHQLIGQALGGKTFKMKFGHHGGNHPVCDLRSGRVDISAQNHNYAVDPESLPEGAKVTHVNLNDNSCAGLQYSKMKLMSLQYHPESSPGPHDSDTAFGEFIELMKSNRL from the exons ATGGCGGCGCCTCCGGTCACGGCTCCCGCGACCTCCGGGTGTCTGTCCGGTGCCAAGGCGCGCTGGGCTGCTGAGCGGAGCTCCAGCTCGTTTGCCGTCTCGTCTCCTGCGATTGGCCTCTGCCAATTTGGGAGCCGCGTCCTCAGCGTCCGTGCCAAG GTTGCCACCGGCGTGCAGAGGGCCAGCATTGTGGATGATGGAG CGGAAAGGCCGTGGAAGCTCAGTGATGCTCGTCTTGTCCTGGAAGATGGTTCTGTGTGGAGGGCCAAGTCTTTTGGTGCTTCAGGAACACAAGTCGGTGAAGTTGTTTTCAACACATCACTGACAgg CTATCAGGAGATTTTGACTGATCCAAGCTATGCTGGTCAAATTGTCCTGATGACCAATCCCCATATTGGGAACACTGGCGTTAATCCTG atgatgaagaatcaaaccAATGTTTTCTTGGTGGCCTAATCATAAGAAATCTAAGCATATG TACTTCCAACTGGCGATGCAAAGAAACACTTGAAGAGTATCTGATTAAGAGGAACATCATGGGAATAT ATGACGTGGATACACGTGCTATAACACGAAGATTAAGAGAAGATGGTAGTCTTATTGGTGTCTTGAGTACTGAACAGTCTCAGACAGACAATGAGTTGTTGGAAATGGCCCAAAAGTGGAAAATTGTTG GAGTGGATTTGATTAGTGGTGTCACATGTGATGCTCCATATGAATGGTCGGACAAGACCAATTCAGAATGGGAGTTCAAGAGGGATCAGTCAAGTGAAACTTTCCAT GTGGTTGCCTATGACTTTGGTATCAAGCATAATATTTTGAGACGATTGACATCATATGGATGTAAAATAACAGTTGTTCCAGCAAATTGGCCTGCTTCAGAGGTACTCAATTTGAAGCCTTATGGTGTTCTTTTTAGCAACGGTCCTGGAGATCCAGCTGCAGTTCCGTATGCTGTGAAGACAGTACAAGAAATAATTGGGAAGGTTCCTGTTTTTGGCATCTGTATGGGCCACCAATTGATTGGGCAGGCTCTTGGTGGGAAGACATTTAAAATGAAATTTGGTCATCATGGCGGGAATCACCCTGTCTGCGATCTCCGTAGTGGACGTGTAGACATAAGTGCACAG AACCATAACTACGCAGTTGACCCAGAATCACTTCCAGAAGGAGCAAAAGTAACTCACGTCAATCTCAACGATAATAGTTGCGCTGGCCTTCAGTACTCCAAGATGAAGCTTATGTCTCTCCAGTACCATCCTGAGTCTTCCCCAGGTCCGCATGACTCAGACACAG CCTTCGGTGAGTTTATAGAGCTCATGAAGAGCAACAGATTGTGa